In Candidatus Didemnitutus sp., a genomic segment contains:
- a CDS encoding AMP-binding protein, producing the protein MNEATDRDWLIDARSGLRTKYAELLARLNARTATLRPCFQPASTNEALVEVTLAVARDADLTLFDHDFGAREIEALGYSTVQLNQPTTMIAGGTLTIASLAQLAAGGSRARLGLFTSGSTGLPKLVWQSVANLARAVKVSTRHAEAIWAFAYNPTHVAGIQVYLQALANGCTVVDVQGLDRAGVLDALSCHRVTHISATPSFYRLLLPVDRSLPGVRSVTLGGERADGPLVAKVSALFPNARVHNVYASTEAGTLLVADGDVFAIAPGLEGRIAVREGQLNVHRALLGEFAGCPLAGDWYATGDMVEIVSEQPLRFRIVARERDWVNVGGSKVNPHEVEAVLAAHPGVGQVRVLGRKNSVMGHILCAEIVLLDAFVGLVTETEIRAYAAERLQPFKIPRIIRFVSQLATTRTGKLSRT; encoded by the coding sequence ATGAACGAGGCCACAGACCGAGATTGGCTAATTGATGCCCGCAGCGGGCTTCGCACCAAGTATGCCGAGCTACTCGCCCGGTTGAACGCCCGGACGGCGACGCTGCGTCCCTGCTTTCAGCCCGCGTCCACGAACGAGGCTTTGGTGGAGGTGACGCTGGCCGTGGCGCGGGATGCTGACCTCACACTTTTCGATCATGATTTCGGTGCACGTGAAATCGAAGCCCTTGGCTATTCGACGGTCCAGTTGAACCAGCCAACAACGATGATCGCGGGCGGGACGCTGACCATAGCCTCACTCGCGCAGCTAGCGGCGGGCGGATCCCGAGCGCGATTGGGTCTGTTCACTTCCGGTTCCACGGGACTGCCCAAGCTCGTCTGGCAGAGCGTGGCCAATCTGGCTCGGGCCGTTAAAGTCTCGACGAGGCACGCCGAGGCAATCTGGGCGTTCGCGTATAATCCGACGCACGTAGCCGGGATCCAGGTCTACCTGCAAGCACTCGCCAACGGTTGCACGGTGGTTGACGTTCAGGGTCTGGACCGGGCTGGCGTGCTCGACGCGCTGTCGTGCCACCGGGTCACACACATATCGGCGACTCCCAGCTTCTACCGCTTGCTCTTGCCCGTGGATCGCTCGCTGCCGGGCGTTCGGTCAGTGACGCTCGGAGGAGAGCGTGCTGACGGACCGCTGGTGGCCAAGGTTTCCGCCCTGTTCCCCAATGCGCGCGTGCACAATGTCTACGCTTCGACGGAGGCGGGGACACTGCTGGTGGCCGATGGAGATGTTTTTGCGATCGCTCCGGGATTGGAGGGCCGCATCGCGGTGCGCGAAGGTCAGCTGAACGTGCACCGTGCATTGCTTGGCGAATTCGCCGGTTGCCCCTTGGCTGGCGACTGGTATGCGACGGGAGACATGGTCGAGATCGTTTCGGAGCAGCCCTTGCGCTTTCGGATCGTCGCACGCGAACGGGATTGGGTGAATGTCGGCGGGAGCAAAGTTAACCCCCACGAGGTGGAGGCTGTCCTCGCTGCACATCCCGGTGTTGGGCAGGTGCGCGTTCTTGGCCGGAAGAACTCAGTCATGGGGCATATCCTTTGTGCAGAGATCGTGCTACTCGACGCATTCGTCGGCCTAGTGACGGAAACCGAGATCCGCGCCTACGCGGCGGAACGATTGCAACCCTTCAAAATCCCCCGGATCATTCGCTTCGTCTCCCAACTCGCAACGACCCGCACCGGCAAACTTTCGCGCACATGA
- a CDS encoding SDR family oxidoreductase: MSKNILVTGVSQGLGLAISSSLAEAGWSVYGVSRRHSPEYAVLQGRYPDRVHFHEFDLGCVDRVKQDLFGRFVPFGTVLHGYVNNAAMAYDDLVTNLDANRLRAMYEVNVFAPMMVTKYAIRHMLLHRVQGSVIHISSISAHTGYKGLAMYASTKGALEAFSKNTAREWGERGIRSNCLVAGFMETAMSDKLNEEQRQRIYNRTALKQATKLDSVADTVAFLLGDGATSITGQNIFVDSGTI; encoded by the coding sequence ATGAGCAAGAACATCCTCGTCACTGGTGTCTCGCAGGGGTTGGGCCTGGCGATATCCTCGTCACTGGCCGAGGCCGGCTGGAGCGTCTACGGGGTCAGCCGTCGGCATTCTCCTGAATATGCCGTCCTTCAGGGGCGATACCCAGACCGGGTTCATTTCCATGAGTTCGACCTGGGCTGTGTCGACCGGGTCAAGCAGGATCTCTTTGGCCGATTCGTGCCCTTCGGCACGGTGTTGCACGGCTACGTGAACAACGCGGCGATGGCTTACGACGACCTTGTCACCAACCTCGATGCGAACCGGCTGCGGGCGATGTATGAGGTGAATGTGTTCGCGCCCATGATGGTCACCAAGTATGCGATTCGCCACATGCTCCTCCATCGGGTGCAGGGATCCGTTATCCACATCTCATCCATCAGCGCGCATACCGGCTACAAGGGGTTGGCGATGTATGCGTCGACGAAGGGCGCGCTGGAAGCCTTCTCGAAAAACACGGCCCGGGAGTGGGGCGAGCGCGGCATTCGCTCCAATTGCCTCGTCGCGGGATTCATGGAGACAGCCATGAGCGACAAGCTGAACGAGGAGCAACGGCAGCGGATCTACAACCGCACGGCGCTCAAGCAGGCGACCAAACTTGACTCGGTTGCGGACACGGTGGCGTTCCTGCTTGGTGACGGGGCGACGTCCATCACCGGTCAGAACATCTTCGTGGACTCCGGCACCATCTGA
- a CDS encoding glycosyltransferase family 4 protein yields MKVLLLASFDRSLVNFRGPLIRDLVAAGCKVVAAAPAESKEVPRQVEDLGARFVGVELARTGLNPWADFRTYRRLRRLIATEKPDVVLGYTIKPVIYGSLAAGSEGVARIVALITGLGTAFHSTGLKGRTLRTVALMLYRVSLRRAHRVVVQNPDIAALFIAERIAEKAKLTVVRGSGVDLVHFAERAVPAAPMRFLYLGRLLRDKGLAEFATAARQVRAVCPEAECRIVGGADPNPTGISLAEVHAWQAEGILTYAGHCSDVRPELEAATVYVLPSYHEGMPRSVLEAMAVGRAIITTDTIGCRETVRLRAGMKADAHRVLEGENGLLVPVRDAEALAEAMLRLARDPSRVRAMGARSRAIAVEEFDVRKVNAAMLGAMGVGASREGL; encoded by the coding sequence ATGAAGGTCCTCCTGCTCGCCAGCTTCGACCGTTCGCTCGTGAATTTCCGCGGTCCGCTCATCCGCGATCTGGTTGCGGCTGGCTGCAAGGTCGTGGCCGCGGCGCCCGCGGAGAGCAAGGAAGTGCCGCGGCAAGTGGAGGACTTGGGAGCTCGTTTCGTGGGCGTCGAGTTGGCACGGACCGGGCTCAATCCATGGGCGGATTTCCGGACCTACCGACGGCTGCGCCGCCTGATCGCAACGGAGAAGCCAGACGTGGTTCTGGGCTACACGATCAAGCCGGTCATCTACGGCTCTCTGGCCGCGGGCAGCGAAGGCGTGGCGCGGATCGTCGCCCTGATCACCGGGCTGGGCACGGCGTTCCATTCAACCGGCTTGAAGGGACGGACCCTACGCACTGTGGCCCTGATGCTCTACCGCGTTTCGCTCCGGCGGGCGCATCGTGTCGTGGTGCAGAATCCCGACATCGCCGCCCTGTTCATCGCGGAGCGGATCGCGGAAAAAGCCAAGTTGACGGTGGTCCGTGGTTCCGGGGTGGACCTCGTCCATTTCGCCGAACGAGCGGTGCCGGCGGCGCCCATGCGGTTTCTCTATCTGGGGCGCCTCCTGCGCGACAAGGGTTTGGCCGAGTTCGCCACGGCCGCCCGCCAAGTGCGCGCGGTCTGTCCCGAAGCCGAATGCAGGATCGTGGGCGGCGCTGATCCGAATCCCACCGGGATCTCCTTGGCTGAAGTGCACGCTTGGCAAGCCGAGGGCATCCTCACCTATGCTGGACACTGCTCCGACGTGCGTCCGGAGCTTGAAGCTGCCACCGTTTATGTCCTCCCCTCCTATCATGAAGGCATGCCCCGTTCGGTGCTCGAGGCCATGGCGGTCGGTCGGGCGATCATCACCACGGACACCATTGGGTGCCGGGAGACCGTGCGGTTGCGGGCGGGCATGAAAGCGGACGCGCACCGTGTGCTGGAGGGGGAGAATGGCCTGCTTGTGCCGGTGCGGGACGCGGAGGCTCTGGCCGAGGCGATGCTCCGTCTTGCCCGTGATCCAAGCCGGGTCCGTGCGATGGGGGCGCGGTCGCGGGCGATTGCGGTCGAGGAATTCGACGTCCGAAAGGTCAATGCCGCCATGTTGGGTGCCATGGGCGTGGGTGCATCCAGGGAGGGCCTCTGA
- a CDS encoding acyl carrier protein, translating into MTIDKFIQELEANLIGLEPGTLSPDTNFRHLPIWDSLAALTTLATFDACFGRQISGQQLGGCETVRDIFNLGTQ; encoded by the coding sequence ATGACCATTGACAAATTCATCCAGGAACTCGAAGCCAATCTGATCGGTCTCGAACCAGGCACACTCTCGCCGGACACGAACTTTCGGCATCTGCCGATCTGGGACTCCTTGGCCGCGTTGACGACTCTCGCGACCTTCGATGCCTGCTTCGGCCGACAGATTTCGGGGCAGCAACTCGGGGGCTGCGAGACCGTGCGGGACATCTTTAATCTCGGGACGCAATGA
- a CDS encoding glycosyltransferase, whose protein sequence is MKAIFVINSLGGGGAEKQLLLTATMLARAGHGCTIVTLRGIEPHPRMAPLIAEARTAGVEWCEPAQRKRFLWSEVWRLRRLLRAQPDALLWTWGYRADVVRLLLGTVGCRPRTLVALRSADGPRLARYRWYWRLLRACTDLFVSNSRLNLDQLEAVAPGAWARGAVIYNALDQQTLARPTIELPAARPQSLRIHLLGNVLIQIKGYDVLIPLARSIQARGWPWMLHVGGAPFEGATLQAMIDEAGVADVVQLEGLIEQPLDFLCAGHVYLMLSRVEGMPNALLEAMSLGLPAVCTRVGDVPHFARDREHLRLVNVADVTGTLAALEEIWADWPEAVAMGKRGRDRCRELFTMERMTAETLSMLENFERKTRR, encoded by the coding sequence GTGAAGGCGATCTTCGTCATCAATTCGCTCGGCGGTGGCGGGGCCGAGAAACAACTCCTGCTGACCGCTACGATGCTCGCGCGGGCCGGGCACGGCTGCACGATCGTGACGTTGCGGGGCATCGAGCCTCATCCGCGGATGGCCCCCCTCATCGCCGAGGCGCGGACAGCCGGCGTGGAGTGGTGCGAACCTGCGCAGCGGAAACGGTTCTTGTGGTCGGAGGTCTGGCGACTCCGACGGTTGCTGCGCGCGCAGCCGGACGCGCTTCTTTGGACATGGGGTTACCGCGCCGACGTCGTGCGCCTCCTGCTCGGGACAGTGGGTTGCCGGCCGCGCACGCTCGTGGCGTTGCGCAGCGCCGACGGTCCGCGCCTGGCGCGCTATCGATGGTATTGGCGGCTGCTGCGTGCCTGCACCGATCTTTTTGTCAGCAACAGCCGGTTGAATCTCGACCAGCTGGAAGCAGTCGCGCCCGGCGCCTGGGCGCGCGGTGCGGTCATCTACAACGCGCTGGACCAGCAGACCCTCGCGCGACCGACAATCGAGCTTCCGGCCGCTCGCCCGCAATCACTGCGTATCCATCTGCTCGGCAATGTGCTCATTCAGATCAAAGGCTACGATGTGTTGATCCCGTTGGCCCGCTCTATCCAGGCACGGGGCTGGCCGTGGATGCTTCACGTCGGTGGCGCTCCTTTCGAGGGAGCGACCTTGCAGGCAATGATTGACGAAGCTGGAGTCGCCGATGTCGTGCAGCTCGAAGGCCTGATCGAGCAACCATTGGATTTCCTATGTGCCGGACACGTGTATCTGATGCTCAGCCGGGTCGAAGGGATGCCCAACGCGTTACTTGAGGCGATGAGCCTCGGCTTGCCGGCCGTCTGCACCCGGGTCGGCGACGTGCCGCACTTCGCGCGCGACCGGGAGCACCTGCGGCTAGTGAACGTGGCGGATGTGACGGGCACGCTGGCCGCACTTGAGGAGATCTGGGCGGACTGGCCGGAAGCCGTGGCGATGGGAAAACGCGGACGGGACCGCTGCCGCGAATTGTTCACGATGGAACGGATGACCGCGGAAACGTTGAGCATGCTTGAGAATTTCGAAAGGAAGACCAGACGATGA
- a CDS encoding class II fructose-bisphosphate aldolase: protein MRHSSSLATALSSSRARGAALLAVNVFDFESLSALAREFSNRGTPVIAQFSARFFSLHEPTEVVAWKRLVARNRLWLHLDHCADHALFRRCVRAGFDSVMFDGSGLPLQENIRESRSAVRIAHRLRGDVLVECEIGHVAGVEDGMGSDHKQMIPALEDVVSYYHAVQPDTLAVGFGNMHGHYRGNEHFDLELMRQVAHALPRTPLVLHGGSGMDLKIVRRLVCGGHCKLNISTDLKVAWMDVLKSAAQAGSPLEACGLLRVRSGAFFRGLRRKYRSILPD from the coding sequence ATGCGCCACTCGAGTTCTCTAGCCACTGCTCTTTCATCCTCACGCGCCCGTGGGGCCGCTTTACTTGCGGTCAATGTGTTTGATTTTGAATCACTGAGTGCGCTGGCACGAGAGTTCAGCAACCGGGGCACGCCGGTCATCGCGCAATTCTCGGCCCGTTTTTTCTCGCTGCATGAACCCACAGAGGTGGTCGCGTGGAAACGCTTGGTCGCTCGAAATCGGCTCTGGCTTCATCTGGATCATTGCGCGGACCATGCCCTGTTTAGGCGCTGTGTCCGGGCTGGATTTGACTCGGTGATGTTTGACGGTAGCGGACTTCCGTTGCAGGAAAATATCAGGGAATCTCGCAGCGCGGTCCGAATTGCTCACCGATTGCGCGGGGATGTTCTGGTCGAATGCGAAATCGGCCACGTCGCGGGTGTTGAGGACGGGATGGGAAGCGACCACAAGCAAATGATTCCAGCTTTAGAGGACGTGGTGAGCTATTACCACGCAGTGCAGCCGGACACGCTGGCTGTGGGCTTTGGTAATATGCACGGCCACTACCGCGGTAATGAGCACTTCGATTTAGAGCTTATGCGGCAGGTTGCACATGCGCTGCCCCGCACGCCTCTCGTGTTGCATGGCGGCTCCGGAATGGATCTTAAGATCGTTCGACGGTTGGTGTGTGGCGGACATTGCAAGCTCAATATCAGCACGGACCTGAAGGTCGCGTGGATGGACGTGCTGAAATCGGCGGCGCAGGCCGGGTCGCCTTTGGAAGCTTGTGGACTGCTGCGTGTTCGTTCCGGTGCATTCTTCCGCGGGCTTCGCCGGAAATATCGCTCAATTCTTCCCGACTGA
- a CDS encoding acyl carrier protein encodes MNDKLLVIVNQVRANKALPLLPALESTDRLREDLGFESLDLAELTVRIEEEFGVDVFADGLVNTVGEIHDRLTGSRKG; translated from the coding sequence ATGAACGACAAGCTCCTCGTTATCGTGAATCAAGTTAGGGCCAACAAAGCCCTGCCGCTATTGCCAGCACTCGAATCGACGGACCGGTTGCGCGAGGATCTCGGATTCGAGTCGCTGGATCTCGCCGAATTGACGGTGCGTATCGAAGAGGAGTTTGGCGTCGACGTGTTTGCGGACGGTCTTGTGAACACGGTGGGCGAGATCCACGACAGGCTCACTGGCAGTCGCAAGGGATGA
- the asnB gene encoding asparagine synthase (glutamine-hydrolyzing), translating to MVQEPQRSAPEHREILHRMRDALRLRGPDEAGGWQSADNCVHLGHRRLSILDLTPSGAQPMRSPDGRRTIVFNGEIYNFRILRAQLEQRGARFVGKSDTEVLLHALGEWGEVETLRRLDGMFAFAVWDAQESTLTLARDRIGEKPLYYAATARGILFSSELKALRQHPEFDRRIDRVALAHYVRHGYVPGPLAIYQGCRKLQPGQFLVYRLGGGLSEPTPYWSASNLLETRDVETRSADDPLLVDELEDLLRRSVGERMVADVPLGALLSGGIDSSLIVALMQAQSGRPVKTFTIGFGDSPFDEAPYAKQVARHLGTEHHEHQVTAEETLALVTELPGIYDEPFADSSQVPTTLVSRFTRRHVTVALSGDAGDELFCGYNRYLWSARVWPRLARLPLVLRAGLAQAIMAGRPATWTKFADFMAPVLPSRLRVRGAGDKLHKLARAAWARSPEELYVQLATMWPDPGMIVLGAGLPPATSEFHLLPGEMPFVQRMMFHDLTTCLPDDMLCKVDRAAMSASLEVRVPFLANELVRFAWRVPAATHMQGGVGKRLLRNVLARHVPRELFERPKAGFGVPIRDWLRGPLREWAAELLAADRLKRDGFFASGPIQEAWTEHQSGRRSNQHQLWSVLMFQSWLDANR from the coding sequence ATGGTTCAGGAGCCCCAGCGGTCAGCGCCTGAGCATCGGGAGATCCTGCACCGCATGCGCGATGCGCTGCGATTGCGTGGACCCGACGAAGCCGGGGGCTGGCAGAGTGCGGACAACTGCGTCCACCTCGGGCACCGGCGGCTTTCGATTCTCGACCTGACTCCCTCGGGGGCACAACCCATGCGTTCGCCGGATGGCCGACGGACGATCGTCTTCAATGGCGAGATCTACAACTTCCGCATCCTCCGGGCGCAGCTCGAACAGCGGGGCGCGCGGTTCGTGGGCAAGTCTGACACCGAGGTGCTCCTCCATGCGCTGGGCGAATGGGGCGAGGTCGAAACGCTGCGGCGGCTCGACGGGATGTTTGCGTTCGCGGTGTGGGATGCGCAAGAAAGCACCCTGACCCTCGCTCGTGATCGCATCGGGGAAAAGCCGCTGTATTACGCCGCGACCGCCCGCGGGATCCTTTTTAGCTCGGAGCTGAAGGCACTCCGCCAGCATCCTGAATTCGATCGCCGGATCGACCGGGTGGCGTTGGCGCACTATGTGAGGCACGGCTACGTGCCCGGGCCGCTCGCCATCTACCAAGGTTGCCGCAAGCTCCAGCCGGGTCAGTTTCTGGTCTACCGTCTCGGCGGAGGGCTGTCGGAGCCCACGCCCTACTGGTCGGCGTCGAACCTGCTGGAGACCCGTGATGTGGAGACACGGTCAGCGGATGACCCCTTGCTCGTGGATGAGCTTGAAGATCTGCTGCGGCGCTCGGTCGGTGAGCGGATGGTGGCCGATGTGCCCTTGGGCGCCTTGCTGTCGGGAGGGATCGATTCGTCACTCATCGTCGCGTTGATGCAGGCGCAGAGCGGAAGACCCGTGAAGACCTTCACCATCGGTTTTGGCGATTCGCCGTTCGATGAGGCCCCGTATGCCAAGCAGGTTGCCCGGCATCTCGGAACCGAACATCACGAGCATCAGGTTACCGCCGAGGAGACGCTGGCGCTGGTGACGGAACTGCCCGGGATCTACGATGAGCCCTTTGCCGACTCGTCGCAGGTCCCGACGACCCTCGTATCGCGCTTCACGCGCCGCCATGTGACCGTGGCCCTGTCCGGCGATGCGGGCGATGAGCTGTTCTGCGGCTACAACCGCTACCTGTGGAGCGCACGGGTGTGGCCGCGGTTGGCGAGGCTCCCGCTGGTGCTACGCGCAGGATTGGCCCAGGCGATCATGGCCGGGCGGCCGGCCACGTGGACGAAGTTCGCCGACTTCATGGCGCCCGTGCTTCCGTCCCGACTGAGGGTGCGCGGGGCCGGGGACAAGCTGCACAAGCTCGCTCGGGCCGCCTGGGCCCGTTCACCTGAGGAGCTCTATGTCCAGCTAGCCACGATGTGGCCCGATCCGGGGATGATTGTGCTCGGTGCCGGACTTCCCCCGGCGACGTCAGAATTTCATCTCCTGCCCGGCGAGATGCCGTTCGTGCAACGGATGATGTTTCACGATCTGACGACCTGCCTGCCTGATGACATGCTCTGCAAGGTGGATCGGGCGGCGATGTCGGCGAGCCTGGAGGTGCGGGTGCCGTTTCTCGCCAACGAACTTGTGCGTTTCGCGTGGCGGGTTCCGGCAGCGACCCACATGCAGGGTGGGGTGGGGAAGCGGCTTTTGCGCAACGTGCTGGCCCGCCATGTGCCGAGGGAGCTCTTCGAACGGCCGAAGGCCGGATTCGGCGTGCCCATCCGGGATTGGCTGCGGGGACCGCTGCGGGAATGGGCAGCGGAACTGCTCGCGGCGGACCGACTGAAACGTGACGGATTTTTCGCCTCTGGGCCGATTCAAGAAGCATGGACGGAGCACCAGAGCGGCAGGCGATCCAACCAGCACCAACTCTGGTCAGTGCTGATGTTCCAATCTTGGCTGGACGCAAATCGATGA
- a CDS encoding ketoacyl-ACP synthase III, giving the protein MPQAKFTQARISGISTCTGPLSRTLEQDAQALALEPIQLERLRNLVGIHSRHVAPPGVTTLDLCESAARCLLAGAGVAADSLDAVVCVTQTPDHWQPCNANLLHGRLGLTKSAAAFDINQGCSGWVYGLYLAYGMVQAGGCRRVLLLAGDTVTQTINPRDRAVVPLFGDAGTATLIERTGSEDSSWFSLHSDGKGHSAICIPAGGHRLPSSAATAVEATDADGNVRAPDDLFMNGIEVFNFTLREEPLAVRELLEFSGHAVESIDAFVFHQANRFILSNLAKRIKAPLEKVPWRTAERFGNQSSASVPAAICDALGSQVSGRSLKVLCSGFGVGLSWASCVLSLGPLTHCSLHQYDQSSNAFPP; this is encoded by the coding sequence ATGCCTCAGGCGAAATTCACCCAAGCGCGCATCAGCGGCATTTCCACCTGCACCGGACCGCTGTCACGGACTCTGGAACAGGACGCTCAAGCCCTGGCGTTGGAGCCGATCCAACTGGAACGGCTGCGGAACTTGGTGGGCATCCATTCGCGCCACGTCGCTCCCCCAGGGGTCACCACTCTCGATCTTTGTGAATCCGCCGCGCGGTGCTTGCTTGCCGGTGCTGGTGTTGCTGCCGACTCGCTGGACGCTGTTGTCTGCGTGACCCAGACGCCGGACCACTGGCAACCGTGCAACGCCAATCTTCTCCACGGACGGCTTGGCCTGACCAAGTCGGCGGCGGCCTTCGATATCAACCAAGGGTGCTCGGGGTGGGTCTACGGTCTCTACCTTGCCTACGGCATGGTGCAGGCTGGTGGTTGCCGGAGGGTTCTGTTGCTGGCCGGCGACACGGTGACACAGACGATCAACCCCCGGGATCGTGCGGTCGTGCCTCTGTTCGGAGATGCTGGCACAGCGACATTGATCGAGCGCACCGGTTCGGAGGATTCGTCGTGGTTTTCGCTGCATTCCGACGGCAAGGGGCACTCGGCGATCTGTATTCCGGCTGGTGGGCACCGTCTGCCGAGTTCGGCTGCCACGGCGGTGGAGGCGACGGATGCGGATGGAAACGTGCGCGCACCGGACGACCTGTTCATGAACGGGATCGAGGTATTCAATTTCACCTTGCGGGAGGAACCTCTGGCTGTGCGTGAGCTTTTGGAGTTCAGCGGACATGCCGTGGAGAGCATTGACGCGTTCGTCTTTCACCAAGCTAATCGCTTCATACTTTCGAACTTGGCCAAGCGCATCAAGGCCCCGCTAGAGAAAGTGCCATGGCGAACAGCCGAGCGGTTTGGCAACCAGAGCTCGGCGTCTGTGCCGGCGGCGATTTGCGACGCGCTCGGCTCGCAGGTGAGCGGGCGGTCCTTGAAGGTCCTCTGCTCCGGCTTCGGCGTTGGGCTTTCGTGGGCTAGCTGCGTGCTCTCCCTCGGCCCACTAACTCACTGTTCGCTCCATCAGTATGACCAATCCTCGAATGCCTTTCCGCCATGA
- a CDS encoding SDR family oxidoreductase: MSVVEGIFGLQGKTIAVVGATGAVGRACATLCGQLGAGLVLCSRKVEEAEHLPSGARVAFDLENAAAFAAVVQQMPRLDGVVFSAGITAVRPLVMTDATLLRRIFTVNTEGPLALLRELVRGRRLNPGASVVLLGSVAGLRGSTGYTAYSASKAALSAAVRCMAVELAAVPIRVNVISPGMLETPMAESADRLQTVAQAAAYSARYPLGKGLPMDAAKAAAFLLSPASRWITGTELVVDGGCTLH, translated from the coding sequence ATGAGCGTCGTCGAGGGAATTTTCGGTCTACAGGGCAAGACCATCGCGGTCGTCGGGGCGACCGGCGCCGTCGGCCGAGCCTGCGCGACGCTCTGCGGCCAACTCGGCGCCGGGCTGGTCCTGTGCAGCCGGAAGGTCGAGGAGGCTGAACATCTGCCCTCGGGGGCTCGCGTCGCCTTTGATCTCGAAAACGCAGCGGCTTTTGCCGCCGTCGTGCAGCAGATGCCGCGATTGGATGGCGTCGTGTTTTCTGCAGGCATCACGGCGGTCCGGCCGCTGGTAATGACCGATGCCACCTTGCTCCGTCGGATATTCACGGTGAACACGGAAGGACCGCTGGCCCTGCTTCGTGAGTTGGTCAGAGGCCGTCGCCTCAATCCGGGCGCCTCGGTGGTTCTGTTGGGGTCCGTGGCCGGACTGCGCGGATCCACTGGATACACAGCGTATTCCGCCAGCAAGGCTGCTTTGTCGGCGGCGGTTCGCTGCATGGCCGTGGAACTGGCTGCGGTTCCCATCCGGGTCAACGTGATCTCGCCGGGCATGTTGGAGACGCCGATGGCTGAATCTGCGGACCGTCTGCAGACCGTCGCCCAAGCGGCCGCATACAGCGCGCGCTATCCGCTGGGCAAAGGGCTACCGATGGACGCCGCGAAGGCGGCAGCGTTCCTCCTTTCACCGGCGTCCCGCTGGATCACCGGAACCGAACTCGTTGTGGACGGTGGCTGCACATTGCATTGA
- a CDS encoding polysaccharide deacetylase family protein yields MSNTPGKFVVSFDCEGKWGMADHLTPALEARLTTAALDEIYRKLVTTLARHDIHATFAFVGMFTLSTEMLPRFLSRLPNVEFDGRPWLQAFHRAVRSDKLDGWLVPSALRRVQSDGRHELATHGFTHVPLAEKVVPADVFDLELSLVRELAASQGWSPRTIIFPRNQIGHVARLAGHGVVGYRELWRPDLRGMARRMGSLLLELGMGARAQKEAPGGLSESRPIPSGYLLNFWHNRSRRLISRARTVRRWKALLHDAAARGGVVHLWSHPHNFLTDPGLLPVFDAILSEAAILVAEGRLLNPTQVEYCVPPARP; encoded by the coding sequence ATGAGCAATACCCCGGGAAAATTCGTAGTGTCGTTTGATTGCGAGGGTAAGTGGGGTATGGCCGATCACCTGACGCCGGCCCTGGAAGCCCGTCTGACGACGGCTGCACTTGATGAAATTTATAGGAAGCTGGTTACGACGCTGGCGCGGCACGATATCCACGCCACGTTCGCGTTTGTGGGTATGTTCACGTTGTCGACTGAAATGCTGCCGCGATTTTTGAGCCGGTTGCCGAACGTGGAGTTTGACGGACGACCATGGTTGCAGGCGTTCCACCGGGCCGTGCGCAGCGATAAACTCGATGGCTGGCTCGTGCCGAGCGCGCTGCGTCGCGTGCAGTCCGACGGAAGGCACGAACTTGCCACCCACGGATTTACCCATGTGCCGCTAGCGGAGAAGGTGGTCCCAGCTGACGTCTTCGACTTGGAACTCAGCTTGGTGCGCGAACTAGCGGCGAGCCAAGGGTGGTCTCCCCGCACCATCATCTTTCCGCGCAACCAAATCGGTCATGTGGCCCGTTTGGCGGGCCATGGAGTGGTTGGTTATCGTGAACTCTGGCGGCCGGACCTGCGAGGCATGGCCCGGAGGATGGGCAGTCTCCTGCTTGAGCTTGGCATGGGGGCGAGAGCGCAAAAGGAGGCTCCCGGCGGGTTGTCTGAATCCCGTCCGATTCCGTCGGGGTATTTGTTGAACTTCTGGCACAACCGCAGCCGGCGGTTGATCAGTCGCGCCCGCACCGTGCGCCGCTGGAAGGCCTTGTTGCACGATGCAGCTGCACGGGGCGGAGTGGTCCACCTGTGGAGCCATCCTCATAATTTTCTTACGGATCCCGGCCTGCTGCCGGTCTTTGATGCGATCCTCTCCGAGGCCGCCATTCTCGTTGCCGAGGGACGTTTGCTGAATCCGACCCAGGTGGAGTATTGCGTCCCCCCAGCGCGCCCCTGA